DNA sequence from the Pseudomonas fluorescens Q2-87 genome:
GAAGTGACCGGCAACATCAGCGAAATATCCAACAGCCTCGGTGAGTTCGCCACGCTGGTGGACGCCTTGAACCAGCGCTCGTCCAGCATCAAGTCGATTGTCGGGTTGATCCAGCAGATCTCTGCCCAGACCAACCTGCTGGCCCTCAATGCGGCCATCGAAGCCGCCCGGGCCGGCGAAAGTGGCCGTGGTTTTGCCGTGGTGGCCGACGAGGTACGCACGCTGGCGCAAAACGTCAGCCGGGCCACCGACGATATCTCCCGCAACATCGACGCCATGCTCCAGGAAGTCAGCTCCACCCACGAGCAAACCACGCAGATCAGCCACAGCGCCCGGGAAACCCAGAAAGTAGTGGAGCGCGCGTCGGGGCATTTCGAAAGCATGATCGTCGACTTCGAGTCCACCAACGGCAAGCTCGCCGACATCGCCGACCATATCCAGCAGTTTGCCGATACCAACACCGGGATCAACGAACGGGTCACGCAGATCCACGCCGACAGCCAGTCGATTGACCAGCGTATGCAGCATTCGGCGACGGCCACCCGTGATCTGTCCGGCGTGGCTGAGAAGGTCCAGACGCTACTGGGTCGCTTCGTGCTCGGCCACGGCAAGCTGGACGCCGCGATCACCCGGGCCAGCGAGTGCCGCAACACGTTGCAGGTACGCCTGGAAGAACTGCAAGGCGAAGGCCTCAATCTGTTCGATCAGAGTTACAAACTGATTCCCGGTACCGACCCCAAGCAGTACATGACCAGCTATACCGAACGCTTCGCCCAGGTCTGCCAGGAAGAATGCGACAAGCTCACCCGCAGCACACCGGGCGGCAAGGTTTCGTTCATCGTCGACACCAAGGGCTATTGCCCGGTGAACAACAGCTGGGTTTCGAAGCCGCCGACCGGGGACCGGGCCGTA
Encoded proteins:
- a CDS encoding methyl-accepting chemotaxis protein, which produces MQTLKALYESIEMQFFDTLTKKLSSLFLLVLVSGLLYWVALSARAEIVLQLHNAQLDSALLGQIEGRLDSLTHALLFGTLLTMGMISFMVWYFRHLIVRPVTAMTKALEEIANGEGDLSKDLPLVTHDEIRVLAGTCNRFLAKQREIISNVQALTVHIAVESARSLKNISDSSDSATHQARFAKEVMDQSNTAVGRIEEVSRQTQGISSTTAQNLSIARDSYAELLEVTGNISEISNSLGEFATLVDALNQRSSSIKSIVGLIQQISAQTNLLALNAAIEAARAGESGRGFAVVADEVRTLAQNVSRATDDISRNIDAMLQEVSSTHEQTTQISHSARETQKVVERASGHFESMIVDFESTNGKLADIADHIQQFADTNTGINERVTQIHADSQSIDQRMQHSATATRDLSGVAEKVQTLLGRFVLGHGKLDAAITRASECRNTLQVRLEELQGEGLNLFDQSYKLIPGTDPKQYMTSYTERFAQVCQEECDKLTRSTPGGKVSFIVDTKGYCPVNNSWVSKPPTGDRAVDLPVCRNKRIFNDPIGLRAAGNVQRFLLQTYLRDTGEIMTEIDVPFFFGGRHWGNLRVGFDAAVLLAD